A DNA window from Impatiens glandulifera chromosome 7, dImpGla2.1, whole genome shotgun sequence contains the following coding sequences:
- the LOC124910189 gene encoding DNA-directed RNA polymerase III subunit RPC8: MFCLSEIEHTLRLPPSLLNLPLHDAIKGELETLFIDKVISNLGLCISIYDIKEIDGGFIFAGHGASTYTVKFRMIMFRPFIGEVITAVLKEADANGVRLSVGFFDDIYVPAHKMLDNSKWQDDPELSGYHTWLWTYEDSTYSMDDTDEIRFKVERVHYPAIPVVEASNLKAIEEGGDSKPNEQENDHLKKPFAPMVITVSSSPVYFSLLLKALFYLGLF; encoded by the exons ATGTTTTGCTTGTCTGAAATTGAACATACGCTAAGGCTACCACCTAGCCTCCTCAACCTTCCTCTCCACGATGCAATCAAGGGCGAGCTTGAAACTCTCTTCATAGATAAG GTAATCTCAAATTTAGGGCTGTGTATCTCCATTTATGATATCAAGGAAATTGATGGAGGTTTTATCTTTGCTGGACATGGTGCCTCAACCTATACT GTGAAGTTCAGAATGATAATGTTTCGTCCATTCATTGGAGAGGTTATCACTGCTGTACTCAAAGAAGCCGATGCTAATGGTGTACGCT TGTCAGTTGGGTTTTTTGACGATATCTATGTACCTGCTCATAAGATGCTGGACAACTCGAAATGGCAGGATGATCCAGAGCTCTc GGGATATCATACTTGGTTGTGGACGTATGAAGATTCAACTTATTCTATGGATGATACAGACGAG ATTCGTTTTAAAGTTGAGAGGGTACACTATCCAGCAATACCAGTTGTAGAAGCCAGCAACTTGAAAGCAATTGAAGAAGGCGGTGATTCAAAACCAAATGAACAAGAAAACGATCACCTGAAAAAACCTTTTGCTCCCATGGTGATAACTGTAAGTTCATCTCCAGTCTATTTTTCACTTCTGCTTAAAGCCTTGTTCTatcttgggttattttga
- the LOC124945142 gene encoding fructose-bisphosphate aldolase 1, chloroplastic-like: MACSSLVKLNASSSQWIGGQKSFDQRSGSSLRFANRRISVVRAGGYRDELVKTAKTIATPGRGLLAIDESSATCGKRLASIGLDNTEVNRQAYRQLLLTTPGLGDYISGVILFEETLYQSTTDGKKFVDVLKEANIVPGIKVDKGLVPLPGSNNESWCQGLDGLASRSAEYYQQGARFAKWRTVVSIPSGPSALAVKEAAWGLARYAAISQDNGLVPIVEPEILLDGDHPIERTQEVAERVWAEVFYYLAENNVMFEGILLKPSMVTPGADHKQKSTPEAIAESTLSVLRRRVPPSVPGIMFLSGGQSEVEATLNLNAMNQSPNPWHVSFSYARALQNTVLKTWKGLPENVEAAKKALLVRAKANSLAQLGKYSAEGENEEAKTGMFVKGYTY, encoded by the exons ATGGCGTGCTCGAGTTTGGTGAAGTTAAACGCATCGTCTTCCCAGTGGATCGGCGGTCAAAAGTCGTTCGATCAGCGGTCTGGATCATCTCTTCGATTCGCCAATCGCCGTATCTCCGTTGTTCGAGCTGGAGGTTACCGCGATGAGCTTGTCAAAACCGCT AAAACCATTGCAACTCCTGGTCGTGGTCTCCTTGCAATTGATGAATCAAGTGCTACCTGTGGAAAGAGATTGGCATCTATTGGCCTAGACAACACAGAAGTCAATCGACAAGCGTACCGACAACTTTTGCTTACAACTCCTGGCTTGGGTGATTACATATCAGGGGTTATTCTTTTCGAAGAGACACTCTACCAGTCGACAACAGATGGAAAGAAGTTTGTGGATGTCTTGAAAGAGGCAAATATTGTTCCTGGTATCAAAGTTGATAAG gGTTTAGTCCCCCTACCAGGATCCAACAACGAGTCATGGTGCCAGGGACTTGATGGTTTGGCTTCTAGATCTGCTGAATACTATCAACAAGGTGCTCGTTTTGCAAAGTG GAGAACAGTTGTGAGCATCCCTTCTGGACCTTCAGCTTTGGCCGTTAAGGAGGCTGCATGGGGACTTGCACGCTATGCTGCCATATCTCAG GATAACGGTTTGGTGCCTATTGTGGAGCCTGAAATTCTTCTTGATGGGGATCATCCCATTGAGAGAACTCAAGAAGTTGCAGAGCGGGTGTGGGCAGAAGTCTTTTACTATTTGGCTGAGAATAATGTCATGTTTGAGGGTATTCTACTCAAACCCAGCATGGTTACTCCAGGAGCTGATCACAAGCAAAAATCAACCCCCGAAGCTATTGCTGAAAGCACACTCTCTGTACTCAGACGGAGGGTGCCTCCATCTGTCCCCGGAATCATG TTCTTGTCTGGGGGGCAATCTGAAGTGGAAGCGACACTTAACCTGAATGCAATGAACCAAAGCCCAAACCCATGGCACGTATCGTTCTCATATGCACGCGCCCTTCAGAATACAGTGCTTAAGACATGGAAAGGACTTCCTGAGAATGTTGAAGCTGCAAAGAAGGCTTTGCTTGTTCGTGCAAAGGCAAACTCACTGGCTCAACTCGGTAAGTACTCAGCTGAGGGTGAGAATGAGGAGGCTAAGACGGGTATGTTCGTCAAGGGCTACACTTATTAA